Proteins found in one Deltaproteobacteria bacterium genomic segment:
- a CDS encoding PAS domain S-box protein, with amino-acid sequence LLFVEHKRSEEALRVSEERYRDILESIEDGYYEVDIAGNFTFFNDSMCQILGYSKEEMMGMNNRQYTDQKNAKKLYQAFNKVFRTEQSAKGFEWEIIKKDGTKRDIDASVSLIKDISGNRIGFRGIVRDITERKQAEKEMAALQEQLRQSQKIEAIGQLAGGIAHDFNNSLTLIKTCSQLALMDLKAGDPLRGTFEMIDKATQQSANLTRQLLAFSRRQIMEMKVLDLNSLLGDMDKMLHRVIGEDIELVSMLAGDSGRVKVDPGQMEQVVLNLVLNSRDAMPRGGKLTIETAKVDLDEAYVNGHVGVKPGRYVRIAVSDTGVGMTTEVREKIFEPFFTTKEKGKGTGLGLSTVYGIVKQSGGNIWVYSEPGKGTTFKVYLPRVDEPLEEERAKRIEEELPRGGETVLVAEDDGDVRNLVVQILRKQGYEVLEAANGGEAFMICEKHEGSIDLLVTDVVMPVMSGRELTDRLLLLHPKIKVLYMSGYTDDTVVRHGVLEEGVNFFQKPFSMEALVLKVREVLDK; translated from the coding sequence CTCTGCTTTTTGTTGAGCACAAACGATCCGAGGAGGCCCTGCGGGTATCGGAGGAACGGTATCGAGACATTCTGGAAAGTATCGAGGATGGCTACTACGAGGTTGACATCGCAGGAAATTTTACCTTCTTCAATGATTCCATGTGCCAAATATTGGGATATTCTAAAGAAGAAATGATGGGCATGAATAACCGGCAATACACCGATCAAAAGAACGCTAAAAAATTGTATCAGGCTTTCAATAAAGTTTTCCGAACGGAGCAATCTGCCAAAGGGTTCGAATGGGAGATTATAAAAAAAGATGGGACGAAGAGGGACATTGATGCTTCGGTATCATTAATTAAGGATATTTCAGGTAACCGGATAGGGTTTAGAGGCATTGTCCGCGACATCACCGAGCGCAAGCAGGCAGAGAAAGAAATGGCGGCTCTTCAGGAGCAGTTGCGCCAGTCCCAGAAGATTGAGGCTATCGGTCAGTTGGCCGGAGGGATTGCCCATGACTTCAATAACTCCCTCACCCTGATCAAAACTTGCAGCCAGCTTGCCCTAATGGATCTCAAAGCGGGAGACCCTTTGAGGGGGACATTCGAAATGATCGACAAAGCTACCCAGCAGTCGGCCAATCTTACTCGCCAGCTCTTAGCCTTCAGTCGCCGCCAGATAATGGAAATGAAGGTTTTGGATTTGAATAGTCTTTTGGGGGATATGGATAAGATGTTGCATCGGGTGATTGGGGAGGATATTGAGTTAGTGAGTATGTTGGCGGGGGATTCGGGGAGGGTGAAGGTGGACCCCGGGCAGATGGAACAGGTTGTTCTCAATTTAGTACTCAATTCCAGAGATGCCATGCCCAGAGGGGGAAAGTTGACGATTGAGACGGCCAAGGTGGATTTGGATGAAGCGTATGTAAATGGTCATGTGGGAGTGAAGCCGGGGCGATATGTGCGGATTGCGGTGAGTGATACAGGGGTGGGGATGACCACGGAAGTTAGGGAAAAAATATTTGAACCATTTTTTACCACAAAGGAAAAGGGGAAGGGAACGGGGTTGGGGTTATCAACGGTGTATGGGATTGTGAAACAGAGTGGGGGGAATATTTGGGTTTACAGCGAGCCGGGGAAGGGAACTACGTTTAAGGTTTATCTTCCCCGCGTGGATGAGCCGTTGGAGGAGGAGAGGGCGAAGCGAATAGAAGAGGAGCTCCCTCGTGGGGGGGAGACGGTGCTGGTGGCGGAGGATGATGGGGATGTACGGAATTTGGTGGTACAGATATTAAGGAAGCAGGGTTATGAGGTTTTGGAGGCCGCCAATGGAGGGGAGGCGTTCATGATATGCGAGAAGCATGAGGGGTCAATAGATTTATTGGTCACGGATGTGGTGATGCCGGTGATGAGTGGGCGGGAGTTGACGGACCGTTTATTGCTTTTGCATCCGAAGATTAAGGTATTGTATATGTCGGGATATACCGATGATACGGTCGTGCGTCATGGGGTATTGGAAGAGGGGGTTAATTTTTTTCAGAAGCCTTTTTCTATGGAAGCATTGGTACTAAAAGTGAGGGAAGTATTGGATAAATAA